The Ooceraea biroi isolate clonal line C1 chromosome 1, Obir_v5.4, whole genome shotgun sequence genome has a window encoding:
- the LOC105277825 gene encoding gamma-aminobutyric acid type B receptor subunit 1 isoform X4, with the protein MAVSTFTTALPTTDFATTCPTTPPAPWTEASLPPEDEEENVLHIGGIFPIAGEGGWQGGQACMPAAHLALEDVNREKNLLRGYRLHLHSNDSECEPGLGASVMYNLLYFPPYKLMLLAGCSTVCTTVAEAAKMWNLVVLCYGASSPALSDRNRFPTLFRTHPSATVHNPTRIKLLQKFGWSRVAILQQAEEVFISTVEDLEARCKEAGIEIVTRQSFLSDPTDAVKNLRRQDARIIVGLFYVVAARRVLCELYHQKLYGKTYVWFFIGWYEDDWFEINLEKEGITCTKEQMRMAAEGHLTTEALMWNQNNDTTISGMTAEDFRKRLNKLLKDDGYDIDNDRYPEGYQEAPLAYDAVWSVALAFNRTMERLSKMGNSLKNFTYNNKEIADEIYAAVNSTQFLGVSGHVAFSSQGDRIALTQIEQVIDGKYVKLGYYDTQSDNLTWRNVERWIGGKVPQDRTIIRTVLRTVSLPLFISMATLSALGIVIAIGLIVFNVYNRHRRVIHSSHPTANTIMLVGIIGCFLAVLCIGIDGRFVTPWQFLIICQTRAWAMSTGFTLAFGAMFSKVWRVHRLSTKAKADQGKKKIEPWKLYVMLAGLLLIDIILLVTWQVVDPLRRRIETFSLELPPYGDEDAMIKPELEHCESEHNSLWLGLIYSYKGIVLAFGLFLSYETRSIKIKLINDSRYVGMSIYNIVVLCLITVPVVMVISSQQDASYAFSALATIFCCFLSMALIFVPKVIEVIRHPKDKSESRYNPDGAVSKEEEEKYQKLLNENDELQKLIATKEERIQTIRQKIAERDALKGTGTMSRCRQGQPKQPFIIADYPTGEGTSDSAIGGGISVCTKSSRASASDVEFSETYL; encoded by the exons ATGGCAGTGAGCACTTTCACGACGGCATTGCCTACCACCGATTTTGCCACTACGTGTCCTACTACACCACCCG CGCCGTGGACCGAGGCGTCGCTGCCGCCCGAAGACGAGGAGGAGAACGTCCTGCACATCGGCGGCATCTTTCCGATCGCCGGCGAGGGCGGCTGGCAGGGCGGCCAG GCTTGCATGCCAGCCGCGCACCTGGCCTTAGAGGACGTTAATCGTGAAAAGAACTTGTTACGCGGATATAGACTGCACCTCCATTCCAACGATAGTGAG TGCGAGCCCGGTCTCGGCGCCTCCGTGATGTACAACTTGCTATATTTTCCACCTTATAAATTAATGCTGTTAGCCGGATGTAGCACGGTCTGCACCACGGTTGCCGAGGCGGCAAAAATGTGGAATCTGGTGGTG CTTTGTTACGGTGCCTCGTCGCCAGCGTTGTCCGACCGGAATCGATTCCCGACCCTCTTCAGGACGCATCCATCTGCCACTGTGCACAATCCCACGAGAATCAAACTGCTACAGAAGTTTGGCTGGTCTCGGGTAGCGATATTACAGCAAGCCGAAGAAGTGTTCATATCG ACTGTCGAAGATCTGGAAGCACGGTGTAAAGAAGCTGGGATAGAGATAGTCACTCGTCAAAGCTTCCTGTCGGATCCAACGGACGCGGTGAAGAATCTACGGCGTCAGGACGCGCGGATAATTGTCGGCCTGTTTTACGTGGTAGCCGCGAGGCGGGTACTCTGCGAGCTCTATCACCAGAAGCTGTACGGCAAGACCTACGTGTGGTTCTTCATAGGTTGGTACGAGGACGACTGGTTCGAAATCAATCTAGAGAAGGAAGGTATCACGTGCACGAAGGAGCAGATGCGTATGGCGGCGGAAGGTCACCTAACGACTGAGGCGCTCATGTGGAACCAGAACAATGACACGACAATCAGCGGCATGACCGCGGAGGACTTCCGAAAGAGACTGAACAAGCTGCTGAAAGATGACGGTTACGACATAGATAACGATCGATATCCTGAAGGCTATCAGGAAGCTCCGCTTGCCTATGATGCCGTTTGGTCTGTCGCGTTGG CGTTTAACAGAACCATGGAGAGGCTGAGCAAGATGGGGAACAGTTTAAAGAACTTTACTTACAACAACAAAGAGATTGCCGACGAGATATACGCGGCGGTAAACTCGACCCAATTTCTCGGAGTTTCC GGGCACGTCGCGTTCAGCTCGCAGGGTGACCGAATCGCTCTCACGCAGATCGAGCAGGTGATCGATGGAAAGTACGTTAAGTTAGGCTACTACGACACGCAAAGCGATAATCTGACGTGGCGCAACGTGGAGCGATGGATCGGCGGCAAAGTGCCGCAAGATAGAACGATAATAAGAACCGTCTTGAGAACGGTGTCACTGCCCTTATTCATAAGTATGGCGACCTTGTCGGCGCTCGGTATCGTGATAGCCATCGGATTGATCGTATTTAACGTCTATAATAGGCACCGCAG AGTTATACACTCGTCTCATCCCACCGCCAACACGATAATGCTGGTGGGCATAATAGGCTGCTTCTTGGCTGTGCTGTGCATAGGGATTGACGGTAGGTTTGTGACGCCGTGGCAGTTTCTCATCATCTGCCAAACTAGAGCGTGGGCAATGTCGACCGGTTTCACCCTTGCGTTCGGTGCGATGTTTAGCAAAGTATGGAGGGTCCACCGGCTCTCGACGAAGGCGAAGGCCGATCAAGGAAAG AAGAAAATTGAGCCGTGGAAGCTGTACGTTATGCTGGCTGGATTGCTGTTGATCGACATCATCCTCCTCGTCACTTGGCAAGTGGTCGATCCATTGCGTAGGAGAATCGAGACTTTCTCGTTGGAACTGCCTCCTTACGGAGACGAGGATGCAATGATCAAGCCCGAATTAGAACATTGCGAGAGCGAGCACAACAGCCTATGGCTCG GCTTGATCTACAGCTATAAGGGCATTGTCCTAGCTTTCgggctctttctctcttacgaGACGAGAAGCATCAAAATCAAACTGATCAATGATTCCAGATACGTAGGAATGTCGATATATAACATCGTAGTTCTGTGTCTCATAACGGTACCTGTCGTAATGGTCATCTCTAGCCAGCAGGACGCGAGTTACGCCTTCTCGGCGTTGGCTACTATTTTTTGTTGCTTCCTCAGCATGGCGCTTATCTTCGTGCCGAAAGTGATCGAAGTGATCAGACACCCCAAGGATAAATCCGAATCGAGATACAATCCGGATGGCGCGGTGTccaaggaagaggaagaaaagtaTCAGAAGCTGCTCAATGAAAATGACGAGCTTCAAAAGCTTATCGCTACG AAGGAGGAAAGGATTCAAACCATCAGACAGAAGATAGCTGAGCGCGATGCCCTGAAAGGGACCGGTACGATGAGTCGTTGCAGACAGGGACAGCCTAAGCAACCTTTCATCATTGCTGATTATCCGACCGGCGAGGGAACATCGGACAGCGCTATCGGTGGGGGTATTTCTGTTTGTACAAAATCTTCCCGCGCTTCCGCTTCTGATGTTGAGTTTTCAGAGACGTACTTATAA